A stretch of Colletotrichum lupini chromosome 2, complete sequence DNA encodes these proteins:
- a CDS encoding glycosyl hydrolase family 3 translates to MRTQSLVVALLAAADQVAAAVAPEGKLHKRDLAHSPPVYPSPWMDPSADGWADAYAKAKDFVSQLTLLEKVNLTTGVGWQGDVCVGNVGSVPRLGLRGLCMQDGPVGIRFTDYNSVFPSGQTVAATWDRSLIYRRAEAIGFEHRSKGIDVVLAPVAGPIGRAPTGGRNWEGFSVDPYLTGIAMAESVKGIQQHAIACAKHFVGNEQEHFRQAPEAIGYGYNITESISSNIDDKTMHELYMWPFADAIRAGVGSIMCSYNQVNNSYGCQNSKLLNGLLKEELGFQGFIMSDWQAQHAGAATAVAGLDMAMPGDVLFNTGTTFWGTNLTVAVLNGTVPEYRLDDMALRIMAAFFKVGFEVESVPELTFSSWTKDTVGPVQYYAKENTQVINQHVDVREGRDHANLIREIAAKATVLLKNNGALPLNKPKFLAVIGEDAGPNLKGPNGCDNRGCNDGTLGAAWGSGTAEYPYLVTPDQGLSARAVADGTRYESILSNYDTAATTALVSQADATAIVFVNANGGEGFINVGGNEGDRQNLTLWNAGDELVKNVSAINNNTIVVIHSIGPVLLTDMVNNPNITAIVWAGLPGQESGNSIADVLYGNVNPGGKSPFTWGPNRESYGADVLYEPNNGEAAPQDDFTEGVFIDYRHFDRATAGSNSSDVAPIYPFGFGLSYTTFEYSNLAVTKGNAGAYAPTTGETAAAPTFGNYSTDPAEYVFPSNEFRYIYNFIYPYLNTSDVKESANDPTYGKTAEEFLPPNAVASTPQPKHPASGAPGGNPQLWDVLYTVTATVTNTGKVAGDEVAQLYVSLGGPEDPVKVLRGFERIPIEAGASATFKAEITRRDLSNWDTASQNWVISEYPKKVWVGSSSRDLPLSASL, encoded by the exons ATGAGAACACAAAGTCTCGTCGTCGCCCTTCTGGCGGCGGCTGATCAGGTCGCTGCTGCCGTGGCGCCTGAAGGAAAGCTACACAAG CGCGATCTCGCACACTCGCCTCCAGTCTACCCGTCGCCATGGATGGATCCCAGTGCCGATGGCTGGGCTGATGCCTATGCCAAAGCCAAGGACTTTGTCTCCCAATTGACTCTTCTCGAGAAGGTCAACTTGACCACTGGAGTCGG ATGGCAAGGAGACGTTTGTGTTGGAAACGTCGGTTCTGTTCCCCGCCTCGGTCTTCGTGGTCTTTGCATGCAAGACGGCCCCGTTGGCATTCGTTTCACCGATTACAACTCCGTCTTCCCCTCCGGCCAGACTGTCGCCGCGACCTGGGACCGAAGCTTGATCTACCGCAGAGCCGAGGCCATCGGTTTCGAACACCGCTCCAAGGGTATTGACGTTGTCCTCGCCCCCGTTGCCGGACCCATTGGTCGTGCACCAACTGGAGGTCGCAACTGGGAGGGCTTCTCCGTGGACCCTTACCTCACAGGTATCGCCATGGCCGAGTCGGTCAAGGGTATCCAGCAGCACGCTATTGCCTGCGCCAAACATTTCGTTGGCAACGAGCAGGAACACTTCAGACAAGCTCCGGAAGCTATTGGCTACGGATACAACATTACCGAGTCCATCTCGTCCAACATTGATGACAAGACTATGCACGAGCTCTACATGTGGCCATTTGCCGATGCCATCCGCGCCGGCGTTGGTTCCATCATGTGCTCGTACAACCAAGTCAACAACTCGTACGGTTGCCAGAACTCGAAGCTTCTCAACGGACTTCTCAAGGAAGAGCTCGGCTTCCAAGGATTCATCATGTCTGATTG GCAAGCTCAACAC GCCGGTGCTGCTACCGCTGTTGCAGGCCTCGACATGGCCATGCCGGGCGACGTTCTCTTCAACACCGGAACTACGTTCTGGGGAACCAACTTGACCGTTGCTGTCCTCAACGGCACCGTCCCAGAATATCGCCTTGACGACATGGCTCTGCGTATCATGGCTGCCTTCTTCAAGGTCGGCTTTGAGGTGGAATCGGTTCCGGAACTTACCTTCTCCTCATGGACAAAGGACACCGTTGGACCCGTTCAATACTACGCCAAGGAAAACACCCAGGTCATCAACCAGCACGTTGATGTTCGTGAGGGCAGAGACCACGCCAACCTGATTCGCGAGATTGCCGCCAAGGCCACTGTTTTGTTGAAGAACAATGGCGCCTTGCCACTCAACAAGCCCAAGTTCTTGGCAGTCATTGGAGAGGATGCCGGACCCAACCTTAAGGGCCCCAACGGATGCGACAACAGAGGCTGCAACGATGGCACTCTGGGTGCTGCATGGGGATCAGGAACGGCAGAGTACCCTTACTTGGTCACCCCTGACCAGGGATTGTCTGCCCGTGCTGTTGCCGATGGTACTCGTTACGAGAGCATTCTGAGCAACTACGACACTGCGGCTACCACGGCTTTGGTTTCCCAGGCAGATGCCACGGCAATCGTGTTTGTCAATGCCAACGGTGGTGAAGGTTTCATCAACGTCGGAGGCAATGAGGGCGACCGCCAGAACCTGACGCTTTGGAACGCCGGGGATGAGCTTGTCAAGAATGTTTCGGCGATCAACAACAACACCATTGTCGTGATTCACTCCATCGGCCCAGTTCTGTTGACTGACATGGTTAACAACCCCAACATCACCGCTATTGTTTGGGCCGGTCTTCCTGGACAAGAGTCCGGTAACTCGATTGCTGATGTTCTCTACGGAAACGTTAACCCGGGAGGCAAGTCTCCCTTCACATGGGGCCCCAACCGCGAAAGCTACGGTGCCGATGTTTTGTACGAGCCCAACAATGGCGAGGCGGCGCCGCAGGACGATTTCACTGAGGGCGTCTTCATTGACTACCGCCACTTTGACCGTGCCACTGCTGGATCTAACAGCTCCGACGTTGCACCCATCTACCCCTTCGGCTTTGGTCTCTCATACACCACCTTTGAGTACTCCAACTTGGCCGTGACCAAGGGCAATGCCGGCGCGTATGCCCCGACGACTGGAGAGACGGCGGCAGCACCCACGTTCGGCAACTACAGCACAGATCCGGCCGAGTACGTCTTCCCCAGCAATGAGTTCCGGTACATCTACAACTTCATCTATCCCTACCTGAATACCTCGGATGTCAAAGAGTCTGCCAACGACCCAACCTACGGCAAGACTGCCGAGGAGTTCCTTCCTCCCAACGCTGTTGCAAGCACACCTCAGCCCAAGCACCCCGCGTCCGGAGCCCCTGGCGGTAACCCGCAGCTTTGGGATGTCCTCTACACGGTGACTGCTACGGTGACCAACACGGGCAAGGTGGCTGGTGACGAGGTTGCTCAGCTCTATGTCTCGCTCGGCGGACCAGAGGATCCCGTCAAGGTGCTCCGTGGGTTTGAGCGCATCCCTATTGAGGCCGGCGCGTCGGCGACGTTCAAGGCGGAGATTACCAGACGTGACCTCAGCAACTGGGACACGGCGAGCCAAAACTGGGTCATCAGCGAGTACCCGAAGAAGGTGTGGGTTGGAAGCTCATCAAGAGACCTGCCCCTGAGTGCGTCGCTGTAG
- a CDS encoding fungal specific transcription factor domain-containing protein, with the protein MGGNSKGPAQPEGKEHWTNASQLEPRCFPSLSLRLLVLSCPVLSCIHLATSLHFAAAFLSLARGGANPSAIRERPSRRRFGISAFSLHLGCSFFCWSPHLLSPLLQSPTSKRPLFKGKKRRDSSFANNGAALERLEPHTSQPGQASNRKQHKLHFLVSRFLVSTAGNAHPGGREKKEGERRPIQKHASLPCLALPKEVHLTAATGTSQIPNCLSHIHYPPPATNTGIPNQTHRDTRPHTPGPEEPAACAQNSTPHALITPDRPPGWPPVTGLEKSSYRHHGLLGSQSGRQRAASVAATASVTSSTTIFTSAAHAADDTRASIDDLTPEEANRIIHSHRKVRYGTACWPCRQRKVKCDNKQPCENCVKREHPQLCSYKPNRTASHGTNHKAAGSVTTEGGNSNAGGNGASTTTAPTTAGNGTASSVLNRKRLHSPEDPAADAAAGQPPLKQEPGSATWPRAAIGKSSLSSSLPHNQHIHPGSRPFASAALSSSFMGNNNGLYTDKLPRGPVAAGVVDETEAPEAVTRYLGQNSIPSLLREQSGANDLQEGVDIRQDMRSILGLDTSAPFPLMSSKHLDSLTREISAELPSDREVMKLFRTYKETPQQFWGFVVDIDDLESKLMVYLEDRARNASNAARTPKPVSASWLAILFALLAVGSQYHDSPYHIRTRDSQKPTFDSIQALLLTSFVLLNDMKAEASWALLGLTCRLAQSLGLHRPNPSDGRDSARNDGQSKEMIRRKLWWTCVWHDTLTSLSFDRPPMTNIPCCPIPTVATTIAGEYGYLDTMYHLCEIISRRLNPDVATTVSYEQMVENCEAVENLRNNVAPNIRIKEQCKRAIDRLQHYAVRLHTSFVISVCCRPALRRDCTKLTPEQKRHLSDKCQHNLAETVRMFLAMHQLSVIPTRSWAFTYHGLSSALLLGILGETKNSPEVRQLQGDLIAALSATAAKEATSPTAHIPKTDKDIELSGPLWRALTALRNIYEHGTIMGTSQMKGTDSSGTGSGARTPLPPMLMGPMGNNVNGNNDGKPFGMDPHQDAALAMAEMQNGTAMTEYTPKHVISEPPIRDPFVPRMMLTSLSMGYPPVSMDNIANLDPSTYMSPMDLYESIWWESPDPWNSGVDTMNFDFVAQPPPGQPQQQYYF; encoded by the exons ATGGGTGGAAATTCCAAGGGTCCCGCGCAGCCGGAGGGGAAGGA ACATTGGACCAACGCCTCTCAGCTTGAACCCCGCTGCTTCCCGTCTCTTTCGTTGCGCCTTCTTGTCCTGTCCTGTCCTGTCCTGTCTTGTATCCA TCTCGCGACCAGTTTGCATTTCGCTGCTGCTTTCTTGAGCCTCGCCCG TGGTGGTGCGAACCCATCTGCGATTCGCGAACGCCCATCTCGCCGTCGCTTCGGGATCTCGGCATTCAGTCTTCACTTAGGCTGTAGCTTCTTTTGCTGGTCCCCTCACCTGCTTTCTCCTCTCCTCCAATCCCCAACCTCCAAACGCCCCCTCTtcaagggaaaaaaaagaagggaCTCCTCTTTCGCCAACAACGGAGCCGCATTGGAACGATTGGAACCACACACCAGCCAGCCCGGCCAGGCTTCGAACCGCAAACAGCACAAGCTCCATTTTCTCGTTTCTCGTTTCCTCGTCTCAACGGCCGGTAACGCGCACCCGGGCGGCagagagaaaaaagaagGAGAAAGAAGACCAATCCAGAAGCACGCATcattgccttgccttgccttaccTAAGGAGGTACATCTAACCGCCGCAACTGGGACCTCTCAAATCCCGAATTGTCTTTCCCACATCCATTACCCGCCTCCGGCCACCAACACCGGCATCCCGAACCAGACACACAGAGACACCCGACCACACACGCCAGGACC TGAAGAGCCCGCCGCCTGCGCGCAAAACTCCACGCCGCACGCGCTCATCACCCCCGATCGGCCGCCCGGCTGGCCCCCCGTCAC AGGTCTGGAGAAAAGCAGCTATCGCCACCACGGTCTGTTAGGCTCTCAAAGCGGCAGACAGCGAGCTGCATCTGTAGCTGCCACCGCATCCGTGACGTCCTCCACCACCATCTTCACCTCCGCTGCTCACGCCGCCGACGACACCCGG GCCTCCATCGATGATCTTACCCCCGAGGAGGCCAACCGCATCATCCACTCTCACCGCAAGGTCAGATATG GCACCGCTTGCTGGCCATGTCGCCAACGCAAGGTAAAGTGCGACAACAAACAACCATGCGAAAACTGCGTCAAGCGAGAACACCCACAACTATGCTCCTACAAGCCCAATCGCACAGCCTCTCACGGTACAAACCACAAGGCCGCCGGCTCCGTCACAACAGAGGGCGGCAATAGCAATGCCGGCGGTAATGGTGCCAGCACCACAACCGCACCGACTACAGCAGGTAACGGCACGGCTTCATCAGTGCTCAATCGAAAAAGACTGCATTCGCCCGAAGATCCTGCCGCGGACGCCGCCGCGGGTCAACCTCCCTTAAAGCAGGAACCCGGCAGCGCGACCTGGCCACGCGCGGCCATCGGTAAGTCATCATTGTCGTCTTCACTGCCGCATAACCAGCACATCCATCCTGGTTCGAGACCTTTTGCTTCTGCAGCATTGTCGTCGTCGTTTATGGGAAACAACAACGGGTTGTATACTGATAAGCTCCCCCGGGGACCAGTAGCTGCAGGCGTGGTGGACGAAACCGAGGCCCCCGAAGCCGTCACGCGGTATCTCGGCCAAAATAGTATCCCCTCCCTTTTGAGGGAGCAGTCCGGCGCCAACGACCTGCAAGAGGGCGTCGATATACGGCAGGATATGAGGTCCATTCTCGGACTCGATACCTCTGCGCCCTTTCCGCTCATGTCATCAAAACATCTCGATAGTCTAACGAGGGAGATATCGGCGGAGCTGCCCTCGGATCGAGAAGTCATGAA GCTGTTCCGCACATACAAAGAAACTCCCCAACAATTCTGGGGcttcgtcgtcgatattgaTGACCTCGAGTCTAAGCTCATGGTCTACCTCGAAGACCGCGCGCGCAACGCGAGCAACGCCGCACGCACGCCGAAACCCGTATCCGCTTCATGGCTCGCCATTCTTTTTGCATTGCTGGCCGTTGGGTCGCAATACCACGACTCGCCGTATCATATCCGCACGCGGGACTCCCAAAA ACCCACATTCGATTCCATCCAAGCTCTCTTGCTCACCAGCTTCGTCCTTCTCAATGACATGAAGGCCGAGGCCTCGTGGGCCCTGCTTGGTCTGACCTGCAGGCTGGCTCAGTCTCTCGGCCTGCACCGGCCGAATCCCTCTGACGGACGGGACAGCGCCCGGAATGATGGACAGTCCAAAGAGATGATCCGCCGGAAGCTGTGGTGGACATGTGTGTGGCACGATACGCTCACATCACTATCCTTTGATCG TCCTCCCATGACAAACATCCCCTGCTGCCCGATTCCGACAGTAGCAACCACCATTGCCGGCGAATACGGCTACTTGGACACAATGTATCACCTCTGCGAAATCATCTCGCGGCGTCTGAACCCAGACGTGGCAACGACAGTAAGCTACGAGCAAATGGTTGAAAACTGCGAAGCTGTCGAAAATCTCCGCAACAACGTCGCCCCCAACATTCGCATCAAGGAACAGTGCAAACGCGCCATCGACCGCCTTCAGCACTACGCCGTCCGCCTGCACACCTCCTTCGTCATCTCCGTCTGCTGCCGCCCCGCCCTCCGCCGCGACTGCACTAAGCTCACCCCCGAGCAGAAGCGTCATCTCTCGGACAAGTGCCAGCACAATCTCGCCGAGACGGTCCGCATGTTCCTCGCCATGCACCAGCTCTCCGTCATTCCTACGCGCAGCTGGGCGTTTACGTATCACGGCCTCTCGTCCGCACTGCTCCTCGGTATTCTGGGTGAGACGAAGAACAGCCCCGAGGTCCGTCAGCTGCAGGGCGACCTCATCGCCGCGCTGTCCGCAACGGCCGCGAAGGAGGCCACCTCGCCCACGGCTCACATCCCCAAGACGGACAAGGATATCGAGCTGTCTGGACCATTATGGAGAGCGCTGACGGCGCTGCGTAACATTTACGAACATGGCACCATCATGGGTACGTCGCAGATGAAGGGGACCGACTCCAGCGGCACCGGAAGCGGGGCGAGgacgccgctgccgccgatGCTCATGGGCCCCATGGGCAATAACGTCAACGGGAACAATGACGGGAAGCCGTTCGGCATGGATCCCCACCAGGACGCGGCTCTCGCCATGGCCGAGATGCAAAATGGTACAGCGATGACGGAGTACACACCAAAGCACGTAATCTCTGAACCTCCCATTCGCGATCCTTTCGTTCCTCGGATGATGCTAACAAGTCTCAGCATGGGATACCCACCCGTCAGCATGGATAACATTGCCAACCTGGACCCGTCAACATACATGTCCCCAATGGATCTCTACGAATCAATCTGGTGGG AATCGCCCGACCCCTGGAACAGCGGCGTCGATACCATGAACTTTGATTTCGTCGCCCAACCGCCGCCGGGCCAGCCCCAGCAGCAGTACTATTTTTGA